DNA from Toxoplasma gondii ME49 chromosome X, whole genome shotgun sequence:
CAATCCACCGACCCAAGAGGCACAGGGCGATGTAAATCGTGGATCTGGGTCTGCGAGAGCTGTGTTGTTCACCCTGGACCAAGTCGGGTGTAAGTGCAGCTTGAGAGGCCACCGCGAGCGGTCGCTTTCCAAAAGAAGCACACAAGCGAACTGTGAGCGGCGTCACCTGTCAACTGCCCTTCTCTCACAGGCGAAATGGTGTCTGTTCCAGCGCGCGACGCAGGACGAAGCAGCACCAAAGAGCGGCGTTTCTCAGAGTCTccactcgcctcttcttttcccctccagagctccctctctgtgtcgcacTTTACTCCGCAGGCGACGTCGACGCTCGCGAGCAGCTTCTTCCAAGAcgcgaacgcgagaagcCGAGTTTCCACGGAGAGGCAGCCGCGACGAGCAGAGAGGCTCTCaacggcgagaaaaacgacgcgCCCCGCCCGTCGAAGGTTCGCTGCAAAAAGTAAGCCTGGAACGCGGACGCGACGTgacctctctcctctgtcgcgtcCCCTGTGACAGGCGCAGAGCTTCTCGCACACACGACAAGGAACGCCgcggaaaaaggagaagagaaccgaATGGtaaaggaagcgaaaagaaggaagcggaagagagggagagagaagatcgCCCGGGAtttcgaagaaaaggacTTCCGCGACAGCTCAGTGGCCCCCCACCTCTGCGCCGCTCTGTGCACGGCACTAGCCGCGAGGAAGTTCTGGCGTTTCGCCGTCCAATGGAACGTTTTTCGCGCAGTCGTCGCAGCGTCGAAttggagaagaggcgcgaagaagcagTGCGAAGCCGAAAAAAGCGCCGTTTTCCCGGTCGCGAATCACCGGAAACTGAGCTCAAGACACTCTCGCTCTCGGGGAAGCGCCCGCCAACTGCTGCGGCAGTCTTTCAGGTGTATTACAGGTTCACCTGCAGAGCACACACTGGCTCGAGGCGCTTTTCCGTCCCAGTTTCGGCGCCTTCcccctcttttttctcgagtgaAATGCTCGTCGCCGACCATTTGACTTTGGTGATTTGCGCGTACTCGGTCCCCAGTTTAAATCAAGAGCTTTTTCGGCTTACAGCCGAAGGAGCTGCAGTCAGGAGCATGTCTCTCGATGGTATCTGGCAGGTCAGCACacaacacagacagacagacaggcaCACACAGTACATGTATTTGCTTCTGGgtctccagagaagcaaacCACGAATGCAGCAGGGTGTTGTAGTCGctgaggaaggcagaggcgattgcaagtgaagaaggcgctAAAGCAGACGTTTTCCAAGCGTCTTCTGAGCAAAGCGTCACAAACACGGACCCggaagagaactcgagacagagacgtgGAGAAGCAGATACACCGAGTGGAAGAGAAGTCGCAAGTAGAGCGCAAGAGCGCGAGTTACCAGatggagaacagagaagtcGTGGACTGCCAGAGGCTGTCTCAACCACTGTTCTTGGCTCTGTCGAACCGCAGGTCGCGTCATGCACCCTGGTTGTCTGATTGGCTCCGCATAGATGACGGTATTTGCATAAGGAAGTAGTTGAACAAAGCGAGGCTCAGAGTCTATCGACACACAAACTGCAACTCCGTCTGAGTGCTCAGATACGCGTGTaagcgtctctgcatgtgagCGTGTAATTCCTGGAGCATCACAAGAGCAGTGGTGGAGCTCGGAGCGAGCTCTGCGAAGAAGCGTCGGTCGCttgtgtgtcttctgcgcgctcgctcttcctccgagTCGAGAGACGAATGACGCTCTCATCCCCTCTGAACCGTGAGAACGAAAGGCTCCTCAGAAGCGACAGTGGCCAGAGCCAGCACCCTCCCAGGCGTCGAAAGAACTCTGCGGAGTATTCAGATGCTCCTTctggggagaagagacaccacgAGTTTGTCTGCCCGCTTTGTGTGTGGATATTGTCTCCGTTAACCAGAACCAGAATCCTGTTCTACAAGAATAATAAGCAGTCATCTACGGCGACGGTAACGTTTGTGGGGGAGTGCAGCGCGATTCGCCTCACAGAATGCGAAACGCAAAGGAACTCAGAAAGTAGATAAGATGTCTTGTCGAactcccctgtctctcagttcttttcttctcttctaaTCGActgtgctgtctcttgtctctctccctttgcttttctttgttCCTCTGAGGAAAACcgtggagaaaaacaagaaaatgAGCAACGAGCCTCTTTGACTGATTCGACTGCCCGCGGAAATGACTCTGGTGTCTTTGAAGGTCGGAAGCAGaccgcctttctcttcttcacaacTGCGCCTTTTAAAAGAGGCAAGCGACTTCGTCAAAAATCTACAAAGAGCTGACGTATCAACCGCACATCTGAGCGTCGACCAGAGAGCGGCGCGTTGCCACCGATGAACGACGATCacgagcgacagaagacatgcatacatgcgtttcgctgttCTCCCGGAGCGGAGGCAAGCCGACGGGTCTCCTATCTTCCTGTgtcagaaaggagacaagccTCTCTCGGAGCGTATATCCTGGAAAAGATCTAGGAAAACTGATCCACCACACCAATTCCACACCAAAGAGAGACCAGAACGAAAAAACAACGGCTTCCCTCAAATCGTTCGCCAGGACCCTCCTCCTTATCTCAACCTCCCctgtccctctcttcttcctgccgTTCTTCTGatctcttgtcttcttccccaccctccttctccgctgcccttccttcttttgaCCTGTACACCCCAGGCAGCCGCGTCCAGTTCTGCTGCGGCGCGACGAAGCGGACTTCGCTTCTCAGGCGAgcagtcttcctctcggcctGCACCCGAGTTTGAGGCGCACGCAGAATCGGATTTCTCGTGAAAATCTTTTCTTCACTCCTCGGCCTGGACGGTCTTGTCAACGAAGTTGAAGTACTTTTGTCGCAGCCAGTCGCTCCAGGCGACaggctgtacagacacggTGAAGAAGTCCTTGGTGGCTCGGTCGCGCGAGACGATGATTCGATAGTCTCTGAGAGAGCCGCATCTGTCGACCTTCCAGATTTCTTCTCGGAgggtctcttcgtctctgtggtTTTCTCGGCGCCAGCGTCGCAGCCTCTCGGTGACGGACGacggcgaagcagcagaggcacCTGCCGGCGTCTCGGCGGCGGAGACGGCGCGCGCGCTCGCGTctgcagacggagaagacgtcTGCGTCGCTGACGACGctgcgagaggcgcggcGCCGGAGAGCCTCACTCTTCGATCTCTCTCGGCGTCGAACTGAATCTCGCTCGCGACCAGCCGGCGCGGCTGTCTGCAGCGCTTCATCTCCAACACCTCCACATTTTGGATCTTGAACAGACTCTGACGAAACAGCGCCCGCTTGATGGTCCACTTGACTTGCTGCACgcgctgtacgtacagcccAGCAGTCGGGAAAGAGGCGAGGTACGCCGGAACAGGCTCGAAGTcgcggaagcagaaggcggGAGGGACGAGAGGCGCGAAGGTCGGGGAGGCTGCACCCTCGGTCGTGCCGCCAGGCTTCCCCTCTGCGGCCTGGAGTTCCACTGCCGCGGCGGCAGCCAGAGATGCAGAGCTCGAGGCGGCAGGCGAGGCGGGTGCGAAGGCGCTGGCCATCCACTCTGGAGAGCGGAAGGCTGGAAACTCCATGTTCGGCTTCTGTTGGAGCCTGCAGCCAAGCGGGGAAGTCCTGACGAGCTTGGcccacagagaggaggaggagaaggagctgAGCGGCTCTGAACAAAGAGCCTGAcacacgcagagaaggagagacaagaaacgcaGCAGGGAGAGGAACGCCGAGAGAAATCGGACCTGCGGGCGCCGCAAGCAGCGAGCGTCGACGCAAAGAcggcagagagggaggaaagaaagagaagaagccgaagacgCGAGGGAGATACCCAATCGAGGATACGCAAAAAAGATGTtgagacacagaaacgtcCTCGCAGCG
Protein-coding regions in this window:
- a CDS encoding hypothetical protein (encoded by transcript TGME49_227890~Signal peptide predicted by SignalP 2.0 HMM (probability 0.927) with cleavage site probability 0.378 at residue 42) codes for the protein MEFPAFRSPEWMASAFAPASPAASSSASLAAAAAVELQAAEGKPGGTTEGAASPTFAPLVPPAFCFRDFEPVPAYLASFPTAGLYVQRVQQVKWTIKRALFRQSLFKIQNVEVLEMKRCRQPRRLVASEIQFDAERDRRVRLSGAAPLAASSATQTSSPSADASARAVSAAETPAGASAASPSSVTERLRRWRRENHRDEETLREEIWKVDRCGSLRDYRIIVSRDRATKDFFTVSVQPVAWSDWLRQKYFNFVDKTVQAEE